From Natronorubrum halophilum, a single genomic window includes:
- a CDS encoding TrkH family potassium uptake protein translates to MRLRTDWRASFALVGVLLKYLAIPLVVPIVIALIYGDPLYPFVATIALTVAVGYGLERLSPEPDLQIREAMLFVAISWFAVAIVGAVPYVLAEWGTESTLAHPVNALFESMSGFTTTGATVLGEISLERHSHAVMMWRQLTQWLGGMGIIVLMVAILPELAVNGAQLVESEAPGPQLQKLTPRIAKTARILWLVYFAFTLVYIAILYGLHIAGLAPNMGLYNAIAHGFTTLPTGGFSPEADSVAEFSAIVQWTVIPFMIIAGTNFGLFWHVFSGEGHRFIRNSEFRAYITAIAALTALLAAVLYAGAAPALAELGGMTEGVFENSLRQSAFQITSMLTSTGYATSDFADWDSTSKVIVLFAMLVGGCAGSTGGGIKVIRWLIVFKFLHRELFTAYHPEAVRPIRLGNSVVDEDAIRGVLAFSFLYLVIFAIASLVIMLDASRIGYSLTPLEAFSASLATIGNIGPGFGSLGPFGSYLEFPSSSKLLMIFLMWIGRLEIIPVLVLFTGGFWTR, encoded by the coding sequence ATGCGGCTGCGAACTGACTGGCGGGCCAGTTTCGCGCTCGTCGGAGTCCTTCTCAAATATCTTGCCATCCCGCTCGTAGTCCCGATCGTTATCGCGCTCATCTACGGCGACCCCCTGTACCCATTCGTCGCGACGATCGCGCTTACGGTCGCCGTCGGGTACGGTCTCGAGCGTCTCAGCCCTGAGCCGGATCTGCAGATCCGCGAGGCGATGCTATTCGTCGCGATCTCGTGGTTCGCCGTCGCAATCGTCGGCGCAGTGCCGTACGTGCTCGCGGAGTGGGGGACCGAGTCGACGCTCGCGCATCCAGTCAACGCCTTGTTCGAGTCGATGTCTGGCTTTACGACGACCGGGGCTACGGTTCTCGGCGAGATTTCGCTTGAGCGCCACTCCCACGCGGTGATGATGTGGCGCCAACTCACCCAGTGGCTCGGCGGCATGGGGATCATCGTCCTGATGGTCGCGATTCTCCCCGAACTCGCAGTCAACGGAGCACAGCTGGTCGAATCAGAAGCCCCGGGGCCGCAGTTACAGAAACTTACGCCGCGAATCGCCAAAACGGCCCGCATCCTTTGGCTCGTCTACTTTGCCTTCACTCTTGTCTACATCGCTATTCTCTATGGGCTCCACATCGCAGGACTGGCCCCGAACATGGGGCTCTATAACGCCATCGCCCACGGATTCACGACGCTACCGACGGGCGGATTCTCGCCGGAGGCCGATAGCGTCGCCGAGTTCTCTGCGATCGTGCAGTGGACCGTCATCCCGTTCATGATTATCGCCGGGACCAATTTCGGACTGTTCTGGCACGTTTTCAGCGGCGAGGGACACCGCTTCATCCGCAACTCCGAGTTTCGCGCCTATATCACCGCGATTGCCGCACTGACTGCTCTTCTCGCCGCGGTTCTCTACGCCGGTGCCGCGCCGGCGCTGGCGGAGCTCGGTGGCATGACAGAAGGGGTGTTCGAAAACTCGTTACGGCAGAGTGCCTTCCAGATCACCTCAATGCTGACATCGACTGGCTACGCGACAAGCGACTTCGCAGACTGGGATTCGACGAGCAAAGTCATCGTTTTGTTTGCCATGCTTGTCGGCGGCTGCGCCGGCTCGACCGGTGGCGGCATCAAGGTCATCCGGTGGCTGATCGTCTTCAAATTCCTTCATCGAGAACTGTTCACAGCTTACCATCCCGAGGCTGTTCGCCCGATTCGGCTCGGCAACAGTGTTGTCGATGAAGACGCAATTCGTGGCGTCCTTGCGTTCTCATTCTTGTATCTGGTCATCTTCGCCATTGCCTCGTTAGTCATCATGCTCGACGCGAGCCGAATTGGTTACTCGCTTACTCCACTCGAGGCGTTCAGTGCGAGCCTCGCAACGATCGGCAACATTGGTCCTGGCTTCGGATCGCTCGGTCCTTTTGGGAGCTACCTTGAGTTCCCCTCCAGTTCGAAATTGCTGATGATCTTTCTCATGTGGATCGGCCGCCTCGAGATTATCCCAGTTCTCGTCCTGTTTACTGGCGGGTTCTGGACTCGTTGA
- a CDS encoding TrkH family potassium uptake protein, with amino-acid sequence MNEAMETIGRDLGRMLEALSGLLFVSLLVPLVWGEYWTMPALIVSGLLPLTIGYMLTSQFREATQPGKLHGMIIAATGWFLVAIFGSMPFLLIAWTVELGLPFVETPAQTETLAAFTQPINALFESMSGFTGTGLTMTDDEAVLPRTLQWWRSFIEWVGGVGVIVLTTAILARPGSGSLTLYESEARSERIHPSIVSTVQTIWWIFILFTFISILLLWVVGMPLWGAINHGMTGLSTGGFSITDNSIATYDSAAIDFALLPIMLLGSIAFPIHYLILQGELRNFYTDLQTRWVFIYMTLGTLVLTALVYTSDTYDSLFTAFRYGSFQFVSAATCAGFQTAVDATNVALGRWPAQAQLTVTFGMIVGGAAGSTVGGIKLIRALTLLKGSRFRIADVFYPRTAVRRLKINGRRLNDQEMRQEFEEAAIIGFLWFVFLGLGMFALLMVLPQGEYTLENVIFEVASAQGNVGLSSGITGPESLPTLGKITFLFNMWIGRLEIIPVLVTLRAIINRGGLYQ; translated from the coding sequence ATGAACGAAGCGATGGAAACGATCGGCCGGGACCTCGGGCGAATGCTCGAAGCGCTGTCCGGACTGCTATTCGTGTCGCTGCTCGTCCCGCTAGTCTGGGGCGAGTACTGGACGATGCCGGCTTTGATCGTCTCTGGATTACTCCCGTTGACCATCGGTTACATGCTGACCTCGCAATTCCGCGAGGCGACCCAGCCCGGAAAGTTACACGGAATGATCATCGCTGCGACGGGCTGGTTTCTCGTCGCGATCTTCGGATCAATGCCGTTCCTCCTCATTGCGTGGACAGTCGAACTCGGCCTCCCGTTCGTCGAAACGCCAGCGCAGACGGAGACGCTCGCAGCGTTCACGCAGCCTATCAACGCGTTATTCGAGAGCATGAGTGGCTTCACCGGTACCGGGCTGACGATGACCGACGACGAGGCGGTGTTACCTCGCACCCTCCAATGGTGGCGGTCGTTCATCGAATGGGTCGGGGGCGTCGGCGTGATCGTCCTCACGACGGCGATTCTTGCGCGTCCTGGCAGCGGTTCGCTGACTCTCTACGAGAGCGAGGCCCGCTCCGAGCGGATCCATCCCAGCATCGTCTCGACGGTCCAGACCATCTGGTGGATCTTCATCCTCTTCACGTTCATCTCGATTCTCCTGCTATGGGTAGTAGGTATGCCGCTCTGGGGGGCGATCAACCACGGTATGACCGGCCTGTCGACTGGCGGGTTCTCGATCACCGATAACTCGATCGCTACCTATGATAGCGCTGCTATCGACTTCGCGCTTCTGCCGATCATGTTGCTTGGCAGCATCGCGTTTCCCATTCACTACCTCATCCTGCAGGGTGAACTGCGAAACTTCTATACGGACCTCCAGACGCGATGGGTCTTCATCTACATGACCCTCGGAACGCTTGTACTCACCGCGTTAGTGTACACCAGCGATACATACGACTCGCTGTTCACTGCATTTCGGTACGGCTCGTTCCAGTTCGTCTCGGCGGCGACCTGCGCTGGCTTCCAGACGGCCGTCGACGCAACCAACGTCGCGCTGGGCCGGTGGCCGGCACAAGCCCAGCTCACCGTCACCTTCGGAATGATCGTCGGTGGTGCGGCCGGCTCGACCGTCGGCGGCATCAAGCTCATCCGAGCGCTCACGCTACTCAAGGGAAGCCGATTTCGTATTGCCGACGTCTTCTATCCACGGACGGCCGTCCGGCGATTAAAAATTAACGGACGACGGCTTAATGACCAAGAAATGCGTCAGGAGTTCGAGGAAGCAGCAATCATCGGCTTCCTCTGGTTCGTCTTCCTCGGACTCGGCATGTTCGCACTCTTGATGGTTCTTCCGCAAGGTGAATACACCCTCGAGAATGTGATCTTCGAGGTCGCCAGCGCGCAGGGCAACGTCGGGCTATCCTCAGGAATTACAGGCCCTGAATCGCTTCCGACGCTGGGCAAGATTACGTTCCTCTTCAATATGTGGATCGGCCGCCTCGAGATCATCCCTGTCCTCGTGACGCTTCGGGCGATCATCAACCGCGGAGGGCTGTACCAATGA
- a CDS encoding Lrp/AsnC family transcriptional regulator, with protein sequence MPKGIDNIDEQVLYYLTQEGRHTSAPDIADKVDVSAPTIRNRIRHLEEDGIIRGYHAHINYERADGRLTNLFICTTSATNRQELAQRVLDVPGVINVREIMTGKGDLQIKVVGSDTDDLMRIAQDITALGIEIDDEGLIHREYFRPYAQFGPREKEPISPVTGVAGLSGNADVIEVIVKDGAPIAGKTLQQANEEGLIPSNVLVVRIDRNDQAITPTGETTIKVDDFVTIHSRSGITDETLEIFTV encoded by the coding sequence ATGCCCAAGGGGATCGATAACATAGATGAACAGGTCTTGTATTATCTGACGCAAGAGGGTCGCCATACATCGGCACCAGATATCGCTGACAAAGTGGATGTCTCTGCGCCGACGATCCGTAATAGAATTCGGCACCTCGAAGAAGATGGCATCATCAGAGGATACCACGCGCACATCAATTACGAACGAGCTGATGGTCGCCTCACGAACCTGTTTATCTGTACAACGTCGGCAACCAACAGACAGGAGCTAGCTCAGCGCGTCCTCGATGTCCCGGGCGTCATCAACGTCAGAGAAATCATGACGGGCAAAGGTGACCTCCAAATCAAGGTTGTCGGGTCTGATACTGACGATCTCATGCGCATCGCACAAGATATCACAGCTCTCGGTATCGAAATCGATGACGAAGGCCTCATTCATCGGGAATACTTCCGTCCGTATGCACAGTTCGGCCCACGAGAGAAAGAGCCTATTTCACCGGTTACCGGTGTTGCAGGGCTTTCCGGGAATGCAGATGTTATCGAAGTCATCGTTAAAGATGGAGCACCAATTGCTGGCAAGACGCTCCAGCAGGCAAACGAAGAGGGACTTATTCCATCAAATGTTCTTGTGGTAAGGATCGATCGGAATGATCAGGCCATCACCCCAACAGGAGAGACGACAATCAAGGTAGATGATTTTGTTACAATTCACTCGCGCTCAGGAATTACTGATGAGACTCTAGAAATATTTACTGTGTGA
- a CDS encoding amino acid permease: protein MPKELERDLGLFAVIAISIGAMIGSGIFILPGLALKTAGPAVILAYLLAGVLVLPAALSKAEMATAMPEAGGTYIYIERGMGPLLGTIAGVGTWFSLSFKGALALVGGVPYVLYLFDLPVKPVALALAAVLVLVNLFGAKQTGRLQIAIVAVMLAAMVWFVVGGLPSTDSTYYNGFFDKGSGGLLAATGLVFVSYAGVTKIASVAEEVENPDRNIPLGILGSLCFTTLLYVLIVVVMVGVTPPDLLSDSAVPMIHAAEATLAWPGVIAVIIAAVLALISTANAGILSSSRYPFAMARDQLAPPSLTEIHDEWGTPVRAITLTGAVMLVLIAFVPILQIAKLASAFQIIVFALVNGAVIAFREGNVGEYDPSFESPLYPWTQLVGIAGGFLLIGYMGTIPLVGAVVITTASVLWYVYYARDRVQREGAATDVVRRSVGRKAVEQTKSIVEAVDGYEVLVAITEATSERRERTLLRIATDIARENDGSVTVVQFDEVADQVPLQQASETQSPADVEFEERTRPLTEEFDVPINYGEIVSHDTKRAIANFADHEDADFLLLERSDDPLYAPIFGTTVEWITRKAPCDVLLVEERDLDRIDSVTVVTDRGPFDPQKITVANALANEAGGSITLLYPLDDGATETQRETIDEYLAELESLCSVPVNRSIVETDDPEEEFVSVTNTGDILVIGTDGGRIQGTLFGRPADRIIDSVDCTAIQVQSKRGKAGPLRRFVERTVF, encoded by the coding sequence ATGCCAAAAGAACTCGAACGAGACCTCGGCTTATTTGCGGTCATCGCGATCAGTATCGGCGCGATGATCGGCAGTGGAATCTTCATTCTCCCCGGCCTCGCCCTGAAGACGGCGGGCCCAGCAGTCATTCTGGCCTACTTACTCGCCGGCGTACTCGTCTTACCGGCCGCTCTGAGCAAGGCCGAAATGGCGACGGCGATGCCGGAGGCCGGCGGCACGTATATCTACATCGAGCGGGGCATGGGACCACTGCTCGGCACTATCGCCGGCGTCGGCACCTGGTTTTCCCTGTCGTTCAAGGGCGCGCTGGCACTGGTCGGCGGCGTCCCCTACGTGCTGTACCTGTTCGATTTGCCGGTGAAGCCGGTCGCGCTCGCGCTCGCGGCCGTGCTCGTCCTCGTCAATCTATTCGGCGCGAAACAGACCGGACGCCTGCAGATCGCCATCGTCGCGGTGATGCTCGCGGCGATGGTGTGGTTCGTCGTCGGGGGACTCCCGTCGACGGACAGCACCTACTACAACGGCTTCTTCGACAAAGGATCCGGCGGTCTCCTCGCCGCGACCGGTCTCGTCTTCGTCTCCTACGCTGGCGTAACTAAGATCGCGAGCGTCGCCGAGGAGGTGGAGAACCCGGATCGGAACATCCCGCTCGGGATTCTCGGTTCGCTCTGTTTCACTACGCTCCTGTACGTTCTCATCGTCGTCGTTATGGTCGGCGTAACGCCGCCCGATCTGTTGAGCGACTCCGCGGTGCCGATGATTCACGCGGCCGAGGCGACGCTTGCCTGGCCTGGCGTGATCGCCGTCATTATTGCGGCCGTCCTCGCGCTGATTAGTACGGCCAATGCTGGGATCCTGTCGTCGTCTCGGTATCCGTTCGCGATGGCTCGAGATCAGCTCGCGCCGCCGTCCCTGACGGAGATCCACGACGAGTGGGGGACGCCCGTGCGAGCGATCACGCTCACCGGTGCCGTCATGTTGGTGCTCATCGCGTTCGTCCCGATACTCCAGATCGCGAAACTGGCGAGCGCGTTCCAGATAATCGTGTTCGCACTGGTCAACGGCGCAGTTATCGCGTTCCGCGAGGGGAACGTCGGGGAGTACGATCCGAGTTTTGAGTCACCGCTCTATCCGTGGACCCAACTCGTCGGTATCGCCGGCGGATTCCTGCTCATCGGCTACATGGGAACGATCCCGCTCGTCGGCGCTGTCGTCATCACGACGGCGTCGGTGCTGTGGTACGTCTACTACGCGCGAGACCGCGTCCAGCGCGAGGGCGCTGCGACGGACGTGGTCAGGCGAAGCGTCGGTCGCAAGGCCGTCGAACAGACCAAGTCGATCGTCGAGGCGGTCGACGGCTACGAGGTACTCGTCGCGATCACCGAGGCAACGAGCGAGCGCCGGGAGCGCACATTGTTGCGGATCGCTACCGATATCGCCCGCGAGAACGACGGGAGCGTCACCGTCGTTCAGTTCGACGAAGTGGCCGACCAGGTGCCGCTCCAACAGGCATCGGAAACGCAGTCTCCCGCGGATGTCGAGTTCGAAGAGCGGACGCGGCCGTTGACCGAGGAGTTCGACGTGCCGATAAACTACGGCGAGATCGTTAGCCACGACACGAAGCGAGCGATCGCGAACTTCGCTGACCACGAGGACGCGGACTTCCTCCTCCTTGAGCGAAGCGACGATCCGCTATACGCGCCGATATTCGGAACGACGGTCGAGTGGATCACCCGCAAGGCACCGTGTGACGTCTTGCTCGTCGAGGAGCGCGACCTGGATCGGATCGATTCCGTCACGGTCGTCACCGACCGCGGCCCCTTCGATCCGCAGAAAATCACCGTCGCGAACGCGCTGGCGAATGAGGCCGGGGGCAGTATTACCTTGCTGTACCCGCTCGATGACGGGGCGACCGAGACGCAACGCGAGACGATAGACGAGTACCTCGCGGAACTCGAGTCGCTGTGTTCAGTCCCCGTCAACCGCTCGATCGTCGAGACCGACGACCCCGAAGAGGAGTTCGTTTCGGTGACCAACACCGGCGATATACTCGTTATCGGGACGGATGGCGGGCGAATTCAGGGGACACTGTTCGGTCGGCCGGCGGACAGGATCATCGACAGTGTCGACTGCACAGCGATTCAGGTCCAATCGAAGCGAGGAAAAGCCGGCCCGCTCCGTCGGTTCGTCGAGCGCACGGTGTTCTGA
- a CDS encoding Lrp/AsnC family transcriptional regulator has translation MSEEPLDDLDRTIIYCLQEDARKTSASGIAEKAGVSASTVRNRIRNLEEGGILTGYRPEVNYEAASYQLQTLIVCTAPIPDREALAQEALEVPGVVAVREVMTGTENVHVEAIGADSDDLSRIGRDLDELGLEVVDEDLIRNEYERAFHGFDVDEL, from the coding sequence ATGAGCGAGGAGCCACTCGACGATCTCGACAGAACGATCATCTACTGTCTGCAGGAGGACGCGCGCAAGACGTCGGCGAGCGGGATTGCGGAAAAAGCGGGGGTCTCGGCCAGCACGGTCCGCAACCGAATCCGGAATCTGGAGGAGGGTGGCATCCTCACCGGCTACCGGCCGGAAGTGAACTACGAGGCCGCCAGCTATCAGTTGCAGACGCTCATCGTCTGCACCGCGCCGATCCCCGATCGAGAGGCGCTCGCGCAGGAGGCCCTGGAAGTGCCCGGCGTCGTCGCCGTCAGAGAGGTCATGACCGGCACCGAGAACGTCCACGTCGAAGCGATCGGAGCGGACAGCGATGACCTCAGTCGGATCGGCCGAGACCTTGACGAGCTTGGCCTCGAAGTCGTCGACGAGGACCTCATACGAAACGAGTACGAGCGCGCCTTCCACGGGTTCGACGTAGATGAGCTATAG
- a CDS encoding CopG family ribbon-helix-helix protein produces MRTSFNIPDEVVEEFDRVWQEQDLENRSRAVREAMLEYIESHSRLEETSGEIVALVAFDYRHHEVIQELHAVQHGYQDVILNTSHTHQGEWCLESLFCRGPVEQVRNLTYRLRDFDGVNRVKVMVIRDDEQ; encoded by the coding sequence ATGCGAACGAGTTTCAATATTCCAGACGAAGTAGTCGAAGAGTTCGACCGAGTCTGGCAAGAACAGGACCTCGAAAACAGGTCGCGAGCGGTCCGAGAAGCGATGCTGGAATACATCGAGTCTCACTCCCGCCTTGAAGAGACAAGCGGGGAGATCGTCGCGCTCGTCGCGTTCGATTATCGCCACCACGAGGTGATACAGGAACTCCACGCAGTCCAACACGGGTACCAAGACGTTATTCTCAATACGAGTCATACGCACCAAGGGGAGTGGTGCCTCGAATCACTGTTTTGTCGGGGACCAGTCGAGCAGGTACGTAACCTCACCTACCGACTCCGCGACTTTGACGGCGTAAATCGGGTCAAGGTGATGGTCATCCGGGACGACGAGCAATGA